From Myxococcales bacterium, the proteins below share one genomic window:
- a CDS encoding thiazole synthase — protein MNDPLVIAGRAFQSRLIVGTGKYKDVAETEAAIDASGAEIVTVALRRVDLADKGQGSLMALLSRKPWLLLPNTAGCYTADEAVRTLRLARELGIAEMVKLEVIGDKDTLYPDNEETLKAAKILVDEGFVVLPYCMDDPIVCRKLEDLGCAAVMPLAAPIGSGLGIKNPHNLSIILERAKVPVLVDAGVGTASDAAVAMELGCDGVLMNTAIAHAKEPVLMASAMREAVSAGRKAFRAGRMKKSRYANASSPEAGLIE, from the coding sequence ATGAACGATCCCTTGGTCATCGCGGGCCGCGCGTTCCAGAGCCGGCTCATCGTAGGCACCGGCAAGTACAAGGACGTCGCCGAGACCGAGGCCGCCATCGACGCCTCGGGCGCCGAGATCGTCACCGTCGCGCTTCGCCGGGTCGACCTCGCCGACAAGGGCCAAGGCTCGCTCATGGCCCTCCTCTCGCGAAAGCCTTGGCTCCTCCTGCCGAACACGGCCGGCTGTTACACCGCCGACGAGGCCGTGCGCACCCTCCGGCTCGCCCGGGAGCTCGGCATCGCGGAGATGGTGAAGCTCGAGGTGATAGGCGACAAGGACACGCTCTACCCCGACAACGAAGAGACGCTGAAGGCCGCGAAGATCCTCGTCGACGAGGGCTTCGTGGTGCTCCCCTACTGCATGGACGACCCGATCGTCTGCCGCAAGCTCGAGGACCTCGGGTGCGCGGCCGTCATGCCGCTCGCGGCGCCGATCGGCAGCGGCCTCGGCATCAAGAACCCTCACAACCTGTCGATCATCCTCGAGCGCGCGAAGGTGCCCGTCTTGGTCGACGCGGGGGTGGGGACCGCGAGCGACGCCGCCGTCGCGATGGAGCTCGGGTGCGACGGCGTGCTCATGAACACGGCCATCGCCCACGCGAAGGAGCCCGTGCTCATGGCGAGCGCGATGCGCGAGGCCGTCTCCGCCGGGCGGAAGGCGTTTCGAGCGGGCCGCATGAAGAAGTCGCGGTACGCAAACGCCTCGAGCCCCGAGGCCGGGCTCATCGAGTAG
- a CDS encoding thiamine phosphate synthase: MSHAFRVLLVTPEGVTDEALARVVGQAAAALGPRLAVQARAKGSPAELARVAHRLASLRERHAFELFVNGDVALAEQLAAHLHVPGGMPREGLRERMRDAWISCPAHHDIDVVDAAEAGFDAVLVSPILAVPGKGAARGFAAITRAKTLARGMRVVALGGIDASTAGDCYTAGADAVAVMRAPFAEAAAPTLFADLAGLGWPGRE; the protein is encoded by the coding sequence GTGAGCCACGCCTTCCGGGTGCTGCTCGTCACGCCCGAAGGAGTCACCGACGAGGCCCTCGCGCGTGTCGTCGGCCAGGCCGCGGCGGCGCTCGGTCCGCGGCTCGCCGTACAGGCGCGCGCCAAGGGCTCTCCCGCCGAGCTCGCGCGGGTCGCGCATCGCCTGGCCAGCCTCCGCGAGCGTCACGCCTTCGAGCTCTTCGTGAACGGCGACGTCGCCCTCGCCGAGCAGCTCGCAGCGCACCTCCACGTACCCGGTGGGATGCCGAGAGAGGGGCTACGCGAAAGGATGCGAGATGCATGGATCTCGTGCCCGGCGCATCACGACATCGACGTCGTCGATGCCGCGGAGGCCGGCTTCGACGCGGTGCTCGTGAGCCCGATCCTCGCGGTGCCGGGGAAGGGGGCGGCGCGAGGGTTCGCCGCCATCACGAGGGCAAAAACGTTGGCGCGTGGGATGCGTGTCGTCGCCCTCGGGGGCATCGACGCCTCCACGGCGGGGGACTGCTACACCGCGGGCGCCGATGCCGTGGCGGTCATGCGGGCGCCCTTCGCAGAGGCCGCCGCGCCCACGCTCTTCGCCGACCTCGCCGGGCTCGGCTGGCCAGGCCGAGAATGA
- a CDS encoding methylmalonyl-CoA mutase: protein MSSRYRSEREAWKNNVLAKVEAKEAPRKRVPNLAGQADVEPLYGSDDLPENVEERTGFPGKPPFTRGVQPNMYRGRLWTMRQYAGFGTAAESNARYQYLLKQGQTGLSVAFDLPTQMGRDSDDARSLGEVGRVGVAIDSIHDMRTLFAGIPLGDVSTSMTINATASILLALYIAVAEENGVSRDKLRGTIQNDILKEYMARGTYIFPPRPSIRLITDIFAFSGKEVPKWNTISISGYHIREAGCDAAQEIAFTLADGLAYVKAAVDAGLDVDGFGAQLSFFFNVHNNLLEEVAKFRAARRMWSDLMHERFGAKSDRARALRFHCQTAGMTLTAQQPLNNVARVTIQALAAVLGGCQSLHTNSYDEALGLPTSESATIALRTQQIVAHESGIADFVDALGGSYAIEALTERLEREAKKYLSRIDELGGMVSAIEQGYPQREIQNTAYAYQLEIEDKRRLIVGQNAFVQEAAPVPVMKIDPRIEAEQVERLRAMRSARDASKHAEALRKVEAAAKDDTTNLMPPILDAVKAEATVGEISDVLRGVFGEHVETLVL from the coding sequence ATGAGCTCTCGGTACCGCAGTGAACGCGAAGCCTGGAAAAACAACGTCCTCGCCAAGGTCGAAGCCAAGGAGGCGCCGCGCAAGCGTGTGCCGAACCTGGCCGGACAGGCCGACGTCGAGCCCCTCTACGGGTCGGACGATCTCCCCGAGAACGTCGAGGAGCGCACGGGGTTTCCTGGCAAGCCTCCGTTCACGCGCGGCGTGCAACCGAACATGTACCGCGGGCGCCTGTGGACGATGCGCCAGTACGCCGGCTTCGGCACCGCGGCCGAATCGAACGCGCGTTACCAGTACCTCCTCAAACAAGGTCAGACGGGGCTGTCCGTCGCGTTCGACCTTCCGACCCAAATGGGCCGCGACTCGGACGACGCACGGAGCTTGGGCGAGGTCGGGCGCGTGGGCGTCGCGATCGACTCGATCCACGACATGCGCACGCTCTTCGCCGGGATCCCCCTCGGCGACGTGTCGACGTCGATGACCATCAACGCGACGGCGTCGATCCTCCTCGCCCTCTACATCGCGGTGGCCGAGGAGAACGGCGTCTCGCGAGACAAGCTCCGCGGGACGATCCAGAACGACATCCTCAAGGAGTACATGGCGCGGGGTACGTACATTTTCCCACCTCGCCCGTCGATCCGCCTCATCACCGACATCTTCGCGTTCTCCGGCAAAGAGGTGCCGAAGTGGAACACGATCTCGATCAGCGGGTACCACATCCGCGAGGCCGGCTGCGACGCCGCGCAGGAGATCGCCTTCACCCTGGCCGACGGGCTCGCCTACGTGAAAGCGGCGGTCGACGCGGGGCTCGACGTCGACGGGTTCGGAGCGCAGCTCTCGTTCTTCTTCAACGTGCACAATAACCTGCTCGAAGAGGTGGCGAAGTTCCGGGCCGCGCGGCGCATGTGGAGCGATCTCATGCACGAGCGCTTCGGGGCGAAGTCCGACCGCGCGCGCGCGCTCCGTTTCCACTGCCAAACGGCGGGCATGACGCTCACCGCCCAGCAGCCGCTGAACAACGTCGCGCGCGTCACGATCCAGGCGCTCGCCGCGGTGCTCGGCGGGTGCCAGTCGCTCCACACGAACAGCTACGACGAAGCCCTCGGCCTGCCCACGAGCGAGTCGGCCACGATCGCCCTCCGCACGCAGCAGATCGTGGCGCACGAGTCGGGCATCGCCGACTTCGTCGACGCCCTCGGCGGGAGCTACGCCATCGAGGCGCTCACGGAGCGGCTTGAGCGCGAGGCCAAGAAGTACCTCTCTCGCATCGACGAGCTCGGCGGCATGGTGTCGGCGATCGAGCAGGGCTACCCGCAGCGCGAGATCCAGAACACGGCGTACGCCTACCAGCTCGAGATCGAGGACAAACGCCGCCTCATCGTCGGGCAGAACGCGTTCGTCCAGGAAGCGGCGCCGGTGCCCGTCATGAAGATCGATCCGCGGATCGAGGCCGAGCAGGTCGAGCGGCTAAGGGCCATGCGGAGCGCGCGCGACGCCTCGAAGCACGCGGAGGCGCTGCGAAAGGTCGAGGCCGCCGCCAAAGACGACACGACGAACCTCATGCCGCCGATCCTCGATGCGGTGAAGGCCGAGGCGACCGTGGGCGAGATCTCCGACGTTTTGCGCGGCGTCTTCGGGGAGCACGTCGAGACGCTCGTGCTCTGA
- a CDS encoding septum formation initiator family protein → MSETSVERAFERLLPVAILGVAFVSVPLLVLKPEGLPRMRQLERELAQVDAENQELRRDVAKLRVDVTELRDNPAAVERIARSKLGLLRKSEVVFQFGKRP, encoded by the coding sequence ATGTCCGAGACGTCCGTCGAGCGAGCCTTCGAGCGACTTCTGCCCGTCGCGATCCTCGGGGTGGCCTTCGTCTCGGTGCCGCTCCTCGTGCTCAAGCCCGAGGGCCTCCCCCGGATGCGCCAGCTCGAGCGGGAGCTCGCCCAGGTCGACGCCGAGAACCAAGAGCTCCGGCGTGACGTCGCCAAGCTCCGGGTCGACGTGACCGAGCTGCGCGACAACCCGGCCGCGGTCGAGCGCATCGCCCGGTCGAAGCTCGGCCTCCTCCGGAAGAGCGAGGTCGTCTTCCAGTTCGGGAAGCGCCCGTAG
- the gatB gene encoding Asp-tRNA(Asn)/Glu-tRNA(Gln) amidotransferase subunit GatB: MNPVERDFETVVGLEVHAQLLTRTKLFCGCETSFGRAPNTHVCPVCAGHPGTLPRLNGGAVRKAIAACLALGSEVAEVSVFSRKNYFYPDLPKGYQITQFEAPIGRGGYVDVPLADGTTKRARLERIHMEEDAGKSVHEGEHSLVDLNRAGTPLVEIVGRPDLASGREAAAYLRTLRDALVFAGVNDGNLEEGSFRCDANVSVRRRGDPELGVRVELKNINSFRFVEKAIEVEAARQIAIVSAGGRVRSETRGWDEAKEATFAMRSKETAQDYRYFTEPDLLPLRVDPALVEAVRRDLPEGPTAKRRRYVEALGLSPYAADVLTQHPGIASYFEAALALGADAVALANFVQAEVMADVRTHGLEVDLPVTARAVAGVLALVKAGTISGKQAKDLYRAVRERGGDVDVERLAEEIGMRQLSDEGALRALCEKVLADSPKQRDEYRKGKKTLFGYFVGQVMKASSGKANPALANAILTELLSKEGA, translated from the coding sequence ATGAACCCGGTCGAGAGAGACTTCGAAACCGTGGTGGGGCTCGAGGTGCACGCGCAGCTCCTCACGCGCACCAAGCTCTTCTGCGGTTGCGAGACGAGCTTCGGTCGTGCGCCCAACACCCACGTCTGCCCCGTGTGCGCCGGCCACCCGGGCACGCTCCCGCGGCTGAATGGGGGCGCCGTGCGAAAAGCCATCGCCGCGTGTCTCGCCCTCGGCTCCGAGGTCGCCGAGGTCTCGGTCTTCTCCCGGAAGAACTACTTCTACCCGGACCTCCCCAAGGGCTACCAAATCACCCAGTTCGAGGCGCCCATCGGCCGCGGAGGGTACGTCGACGTCCCGCTCGCCGATGGCACCACGAAACGGGCCCGGCTCGAGCGCATCCACATGGAGGAGGACGCCGGGAAGAGCGTGCACGAAGGGGAGCATAGCCTCGTCGATCTGAACCGCGCCGGCACCCCGCTCGTCGAGATCGTCGGCAGGCCCGACCTCGCGAGCGGCAGAGAGGCGGCCGCGTACCTCAGGACGTTGCGCGACGCGCTCGTGTTCGCCGGAGTGAACGACGGGAACCTCGAGGAGGGGAGCTTCCGCTGCGACGCGAACGTCTCCGTGCGCAGGCGCGGGGATCCCGAGCTCGGCGTGCGGGTCGAGCTCAAGAACATCAACTCGTTTCGTTTCGTCGAGAAGGCGATCGAGGTCGAGGCCGCGCGTCAGATCGCGATCGTGTCCGCCGGAGGCCGCGTGCGCTCGGAGACCCGCGGGTGGGACGAGGCCAAGGAGGCGACGTTCGCCATGCGCTCGAAAGAGACGGCCCAGGACTACCGCTACTTCACCGAGCCGGACCTCCTCCCGCTGCGCGTCGATCCCGCGCTCGTCGAAGCCGTGCGCCGCGACCTCCCCGAGGGGCCCACGGCCAAACGTCGCCGCTACGTCGAGGCGTTGGGGCTCTCGCCGTACGCCGCGGACGTGCTCACGCAACATCCCGGAATTGCATCGTATTTCGAGGCTGCACTCGCGCTCGGCGCTGACGCTGTCGCGCTCGCCAACTTCGTGCAAGCGGAGGTCATGGCCGACGTGCGAACGCATGGCCTGGAGGTGGACCTGCCGGTGACGGCGCGGGCCGTCGCGGGGGTGCTCGCGCTGGTCAAGGCCGGCACCATCAGCGGCAAACAAGCAAAGGACCTCTACCGCGCCGTGAGAGAGCGAGGCGGGGACGTCGACGTGGAGAGGCTCGCCGAGGAGATCGGTATGCGCCAGCTGAGCGACGAGGGCGCCCTGCGAGCCCTCTGCGAGAAGGTGCTCGCCGACAGCCCGAAGCAGCGCGACGAGTACCGAAAGGGCAAGAAGACCCTGTTCGGATACTTCGTCGGGCAGGTCATGAAGGCCTCGTCCGGGAAGGCGAACCCCGCCCTCGCGAACGCCATCTTGACGGAGCTGCTCTCGAAGGAGGGCGCGTGA
- a CDS encoding response regulator, with translation MMAREGESVAPPGTFPILPEARASRARGRVLIVDDNAELRGALEDVIASVRDDAGEPRFLVRAAESGAHGLALAEEAGFDVAIVDVKLPDSSGVDLIEPLREKAPFSEVLLVTGFATLDAAMGALRSGAFAFVLKSFRPEELIATVEQAFAKVALKREREELERRYRDLVELTSVLFVALDATDLVSLWNRRVATLTAVATEDALGRPMLDEFVSEDSRERFRQALARVRAKGGERRGVEVETGLVGAKGLRVRWHLSRADGVQGVVYAVGIDVTEKRALEKRAADAEALSAMSSLALNLAHEIRNPLNAAILQLHLLARDVDKISADEGARSALRTRAGIVGDEIGRLNRLLTEFLELARPRGLAREPVHVPRLMHDVLDLERDTALARGVSFVRELPEDGCLAIGDAGKLKQVLINLVVNAIDAMKGGGILTAKVRASADMVEMSVSDTGAGIDKDVLASVFDPFFTTKEAGTGLGLSIVRKIVDQHRGDVRIDSEPGRGTTVVVSVPRATA, from the coding sequence GTGATGGCCCGGGAAGGAGAGAGCGTCGCCCCGCCCGGGACCTTCCCGATCCTTCCCGAGGCGCGCGCCTCACGAGCGCGCGGGCGCGTGCTCATCGTGGACGACAACGCCGAGCTCCGCGGCGCCCTCGAGGACGTCATCGCGAGCGTGCGCGACGACGCCGGCGAGCCTCGGTTCCTCGTGCGCGCCGCGGAGAGCGGGGCGCACGGCCTCGCGCTCGCGGAGGAAGCGGGCTTCGACGTGGCCATCGTCGACGTGAAGCTGCCCGATTCGAGCGGGGTCGATCTCATCGAGCCGCTCCGCGAGAAGGCCCCCTTCTCGGAGGTCCTCCTGGTCACGGGCTTCGCGACGCTCGACGCGGCGATGGGGGCGCTCCGGAGCGGCGCGTTCGCCTTCGTCCTGAAGTCGTTCCGCCCCGAGGAGCTCATCGCCACGGTCGAGCAGGCCTTCGCCAAGGTCGCGCTGAAGCGCGAGCGCGAGGAGCTCGAGCGCCGCTACCGCGATCTCGTCGAGCTCACGAGCGTGCTCTTCGTCGCCCTCGACGCTACGGACCTCGTGTCCCTGTGGAACCGTCGTGTGGCGACGCTCACAGCTGTCGCCACGGAGGACGCGCTCGGTCGGCCGATGCTCGACGAGTTCGTCTCGGAGGACTCACGGGAGCGGTTTCGCCAGGCGCTCGCGCGCGTCCGTGCCAAGGGTGGAGAGCGCCGAGGGGTCGAGGTCGAGACCGGGCTCGTCGGCGCCAAGGGCCTGCGTGTGCGGTGGCACCTCTCGCGCGCCGACGGAGTACAAGGCGTCGTGTACGCGGTGGGCATCGACGTCACCGAGAAGCGCGCGCTCGAGAAACGCGCGGCCGACGCCGAGGCGCTCTCGGCGATGAGCTCGCTCGCGCTGAACCTCGCCCACGAGATCCGGAACCCCCTCAACGCCGCGATCCTCCAGCTTCACCTGCTCGCGCGGGACGTCGACAAAATCTCGGCCGACGAGGGCGCGCGGTCGGCGCTCCGCACACGCGCGGGGATCGTCGGGGACGAGATCGGTCGCCTGAACCGCCTCCTCACCGAGTTCCTCGAGCTCGCGCGACCGCGTGGGTTGGCGCGCGAGCCCGTGCACGTGCCGAGGCTCATGCACGACGTGCTCGACCTCGAGCGCGACACGGCCCTCGCGCGAGGGGTCTCGTTCGTCCGAGAGCTCCCGGAGGACGGGTGCCTCGCCATCGGCGACGCGGGCAAGCTGAAGCAGGTCCTCATCAACCTGGTCGTCAACGCCATCGACGCCATGAAAGGCGGGGGTATCCTGACGGCGAAGGTCCGCGCGAGCGCCGACATGGTCGAGATGTCGGTCTCCGACACGGGGGCAGGCATCGACAAGGACGTGCTCGCGAGCGTCTTCGATCCCTTCTTCACCACGAAGGAGGCAGGGACGGGGCTCGGGCTCAGCATCGTGAGGAAGATCGTCGACCAGCACCGCGGCGACGTGCGCATCGACAGCGAGCCCGGCCGTGGCACCACGGTCGTCGTGAGCGTGCCTCGCGCGACGGCCTGA
- a CDS encoding homoserine kinase produces MAIRTPLTPEDVAPCLSAIGHDARSVTLEPVHAGTVNTSYVARLASGARVFLRLYEQQDPSGAAREAALLGRLAARDVPTPGPLVRADGAYVTLVHGKALVAFPFLEGETTCQAGVTPTKLRAVGTALARLHLAVDGVPAPRGRFEREDLLRLVSTFGVHPSCSVRETAPFLARELSRDDGPAARDPSLPGGLVHGDLFRDNVLFRGDELAALLDFESACEGTFVYDLAVVFLSWCYGASFDWDLARALVAGYEVVRPLERREWNAFFAEARFGCLRFATTRIADDTIRVGKHYRRFLARLTALEAVGPSGLAERLRA; encoded by the coding sequence GTGGCCATCCGTACGCCCCTCACCCCGGAGGACGTCGCTCCGTGCTTGTCCGCCATCGGGCACGACGCCCGGAGCGTGACGCTCGAGCCCGTGCACGCTGGCACGGTCAACACGAGCTACGTGGCCCGGCTCGCCTCCGGAGCGCGGGTATTTCTCCGCCTCTACGAGCAACAGGACCCGTCCGGTGCCGCACGGGAGGCCGCGCTCCTCGGGCGGCTCGCGGCCCGCGACGTCCCGACGCCCGGTCCGCTCGTTCGCGCCGACGGCGCCTATGTCACGCTCGTGCATGGAAAGGCCCTCGTCGCGTTTCCGTTCCTCGAAGGCGAGACGACCTGCCAGGCGGGGGTCACCCCCACGAAGCTCCGCGCCGTCGGCACGGCGCTCGCGCGCCTCCACCTTGCCGTCGACGGAGTGCCGGCGCCGAGGGGGAGGTTCGAGCGCGAGGACCTCCTCCGCTTGGTTTCGACCTTCGGCGTGCACCCTTCGTGCTCGGTGCGGGAGACGGCCCCGTTCCTTGCGAGGGAGCTGTCTCGCGACGACGGTCCGGCGGCGCGAGATCCGTCGCTCCCGGGCGGGCTCGTCCACGGCGATCTCTTCCGCGACAACGTCCTCTTTCGAGGCGACGAGCTCGCCGCGCTGCTCGACTTCGAGTCCGCGTGCGAGGGGACGTTCGTCTACGACCTCGCCGTGGTCTTCTTGTCGTGGTGTTACGGCGCGTCGTTCGACTGGGATCTGGCGCGCGCGCTCGTCGCGGGGTACGAGGTCGTCCGACCTTTGGAACGACGCGAATGGAATGCCTTTTTCGCCGAGGCTCGGTTCGGGTGCCTGCGCTTCGCGACGACGCGTATCGCCGACGACACGATCCGGGTCGGCAAACACTACCGGCGCTTTCTCGCCCGTCTGACGGCGCTCGAGGCGGTCGGCCCCTCGGGGCTCGCCGAGAGGCTCCGGGCATGA
- a CDS encoding MBL fold metallo-hydrolase: MSTITRTPDKVPHKISKPLRKDARLSVLWVGHATCLLQIDDKVVLTDPVFTATIAGLSRRLVEPGIDVADVPPIDAVLVSHVHADHLSLGSLEMLAPKVRHLALPRGGLTYLTDFAFDAFELGTWERWEKDGLRITAVPVRHVGFRYGIDDAWMKDAFTGYVVEYHGLKVYFGGDTAYDERAFVETGRRFPGIDLALLPTGPAEPREFMRRTHVGPEESVQVFLDLGAKAVVPIHRDTFVSSTDERGEALRRFLAEAKVKSVPDASVIALGIGEQRVVVPVPKPKADDE, translated from the coding sequence ATGTCGACGATCACGCGGACGCCCGACAAGGTGCCTCACAAGATATCGAAACCACTGCGGAAAGACGCGAGGCTCTCCGTGCTCTGGGTGGGGCACGCCACCTGCCTCCTCCAGATCGACGACAAGGTCGTGCTCACCGATCCGGTCTTCACGGCGACGATCGCCGGTCTCTCGCGCCGGCTGGTCGAGCCCGGGATCGACGTCGCCGACGTGCCCCCGATCGACGCCGTGCTCGTCTCGCACGTGCACGCCGACCACCTCTCGCTCGGCTCGCTCGAGATGCTGGCTCCCAAGGTTCGCCATCTGGCGCTCCCACGTGGCGGGCTCACCTACCTCACGGACTTCGCGTTCGACGCGTTCGAGCTCGGCACCTGGGAGCGCTGGGAGAAGGACGGCCTCCGGATCACGGCGGTGCCCGTGCGCCACGTCGGGTTTCGGTACGGCATCGACGATGCCTGGATGAAGGACGCCTTCACGGGCTACGTCGTCGAGTACCACGGCCTCAAGGTGTACTTCGGTGGGGACACGGCCTACGACGAGCGCGCCTTCGTCGAGACCGGCAGGCGGTTCCCGGGCATCGACCTCGCGCTCTTGCCCACGGGTCCGGCGGAGCCACGCGAGTTCATGCGGCGCACGCACGTGGGTCCGGAAGAGTCGGTGCAGGTCTTCCTCGACCTGGGCGCGAAGGCGGTCGTGCCCATCCACCGCGACACGTTCGTGAGCTCGACCGACGAACGCGGAGAAGCTCTCCGCCGCTTCCTGGCCGAAGCGAAGGTGAAGTCCGTCCCGGATGCGAGCGTGATCGCGCTCGGCATCGGCGAGCAGCGGGTCGTCGTCCCGGTGCCGAAGCCCAAAGCCGACGACGAGTGA
- a CDS encoding dynamin family protein: protein MLEAFFERKAEVKKALAALSNVAERLGAKSLHERIERDLVKKLDEDRFHLVVVGEFNHGKSSFVNALLGETALAVGVTPTTAAIHHLKYAETPSAEVVYASGKREPIAFGDVRKFAVGGGSSTDDVHYVELGYPAPILRERILLVDTPGVNDLSLQRSDITYSYIPRADAVLFLLDAGQILKESERIFLQDKLLKASRDKIVFVITKWDILSADEQKEALEYARTQLAKLVKDPVVFPISAETSLAGKPGESGMPELLAHLTAFLAEERGRILLDNALGEGVGVGALLGKGVDAKRRAATMKTEEIQRRIAMLEQDLAGKAGNIEQRRIKIREEVSGIKVGARKDLDRFVEETIRQLPNVIDAAKQEDLKQYLPAFLEDTFRKWAEAEAKEIGQKLEDLAERTIALVREDATETTRKVAETLGGDVKRLDVQVDTFRYDAGIAALFAVGLGVMFVNVLVGGLLTLAAPVLALVLRDRIDAEYKQRAKELAPDVVRQAAEKAAPKLDEMIDDFANRLDAWVVNAGEELHREVLEVLTSARTQREAGEKDESQVLAEVEAQQKLLDEAVANVETLRKGLWQTEKVRVAEVSPKAEAQDAPAPPA from the coding sequence ATGCTCGAGGCATTTTTCGAACGAAAAGCCGAAGTCAAGAAGGCCCTCGCCGCGCTCTCGAACGTGGCAGAGCGACTCGGCGCCAAGAGCCTCCACGAGCGCATCGAGCGAGATCTCGTGAAGAAGCTCGACGAGGACCGGTTTCATCTCGTCGTGGTGGGAGAGTTCAACCACGGAAAATCGAGCTTCGTGAACGCGCTGCTCGGCGAGACGGCGCTCGCGGTCGGCGTAACCCCGACGACCGCGGCGATCCATCACTTGAAGTACGCCGAGACGCCCAGCGCCGAGGTCGTCTACGCGTCGGGCAAACGAGAGCCCATCGCCTTCGGGGACGTGCGTAAATTCGCCGTCGGCGGGGGCAGCTCGACCGACGACGTCCACTACGTCGAGCTCGGCTACCCCGCGCCGATCCTCCGCGAGCGCATCTTGCTCGTGGACACCCCCGGAGTGAACGATCTCTCCCTCCAGCGCAGCGACATCACCTACAGCTACATTCCGCGCGCCGACGCCGTCCTCTTCCTGCTCGATGCCGGGCAAATCCTGAAGGAGAGCGAGCGCATCTTCCTTCAGGACAAGCTCCTCAAGGCCTCGCGCGACAAGATCGTCTTCGTCATCACGAAGTGGGACATCCTCTCGGCGGACGAGCAGAAAGAGGCGCTCGAGTACGCGCGTACCCAGCTCGCGAAGCTCGTGAAGGACCCGGTCGTCTTCCCGATCAGCGCGGAGACGTCGCTCGCGGGCAAGCCCGGCGAATCGGGGATGCCCGAGCTGCTCGCGCACCTCACCGCGTTCCTCGCCGAAGAGCGCGGGCGGATCTTGCTCGACAACGCGCTCGGCGAGGGCGTGGGCGTGGGTGCCCTCCTCGGCAAAGGCGTCGACGCGAAGCGCCGCGCCGCGACCATGAAGACCGAGGAGATCCAGCGGCGGATCGCGATGCTCGAGCAAGACCTCGCCGGCAAGGCAGGGAACATCGAGCAGCGTCGCATCAAGATCCGCGAAGAGGTCTCGGGCATCAAGGTCGGCGCTCGGAAGGACCTCGACCGCTTCGTCGAAGAGACGATCCGCCAGCTCCCGAACGTCATCGACGCCGCGAAGCAGGAGGACCTCAAGCAGTACTTGCCCGCGTTCCTCGAGGACACGTTCCGCAAGTGGGCCGAGGCCGAGGCCAAGGAGATCGGGCAGAAGCTCGAGGACCTCGCCGAGCGCACCATCGCGCTCGTCCGCGAGGACGCGACCGAGACCACGCGAAAGGTCGCCGAGACGCTCGGAGGCGACGTGAAGCGGCTCGACGTGCAGGTCGACACATTCCGCTACGATGCCGGAATCGCTGCACTTTTTGCCGTCGGCCTCGGGGTCATGTTCGTGAACGTGCTCGTCGGTGGGCTCCTCACGCTCGCGGCCCCGGTGCTCGCGCTCGTGCTCCGCGATCGCATCGACGCCGAGTACAAGCAGCGCGCGAAGGAGCTCGCTCCCGACGTGGTCCGCCAGGCCGCCGAGAAGGCCGCGCCGAAGCTCGACGAGATGATCGACGACTTCGCCAACCGCCTCGACGCGTGGGTCGTGAACGCCGGAGAGGAGCTCCACCGCGAGGTCCTCGAGGTGCTCACGTCGGCGCGGACCCAGCGCGAGGCGGGCGAGAAGGACGAGTCGCAGGTGCTGGCCGAGGTCGAGGCCCAGCAGAAGCTCTTGGACGAGGCGGTCGCCAACGTCGAGACCCTGCGCAAGGGCCTCTGGCAAACCGAGAAGGTGCGTGTCGCCGAGGTCTCTCCGAAGGCCGAGGCACAGGACGCCCCGGCACCTCCCGCCTGA